The genomic DNA CAGGGAAGTACGAAAATCTACAAAACACCATCGAAAGACTTCTGCACGGAGCAGAATCTCACCGCCACGATAGATGAGGGAGCAGCGCTGCTATTGCTGCCCGATCCTATACAGCCATTCAAGGCGAGTTCGTATAAGCAAAGCCAAACGTTTCATGTACATCCGCAGCACTCCAGCGTGGCATTTCTAGACTGGCTGTCAGCAGGCAGGGCCGCACGGGGAGAAGCATGGGAGTTTTTCCAGTGGAGAGGGCGCAATGAAGTGTGGTGCACTCTCCCCGCCAACGCAGCCCACGCGGCCCCGAAAAGGCTCTTGCTGCGGGACAACGTCATCCTAGATGGCATGTCACCATTAGAGCACAGCTATCGCGATGAAATGGATGATTTGGGGATATTTGGCACCCTGGTCCTCCGGGGGCCAGTTTTTCATCCGTTGGCGCTTTTCTTTCTGAAGGAATTCACCAGTCTTCCGCGGGTCCGAGGGGTATCCAACACAACACCGTCAATCATGAAAGCGGAAACAACACCAGCAGCATCACCAAGGCTGACTTGGACTGCTGCGTCAATACGGGGTTGTGTCATCATAAAGTTTGGGGCCAAAGATGTTGACGATGCCAAGCAATGGCTGAGAGACATGTTAGAGCGAGAGGGAACGGTGGAAAAAGAGTTTGGCAGACATTCTCTACTGTGCTTACAGTAGTAATGTGTACATAGACTTAAGAGCATCATCATAATAAACAAGCGGTCTTTTGCCTTCGCGGCGGTGACTCAGCTGAAACATGTTCCTTGCAGAATCTTCAAGATCGACTGGCGTTCAGATCGTCTCATAATGGATCAATCATTCTTTTTGATGTATTTGTCGCGGAGGGGGCGGGGGGCAGGACAGCACCGCAACTGCAGTCATCATTGGACCACGTTGGCTGGTGGTGGGAAGTTTTAAAAAAAGATCCGTCGAgtggagagaaaaagaaaaaaaaaatgagaggaaaaagaaacgaaaatGAGATGAAGGGGGAGAGTGCAGTATGAAGTAGAGTTATTGACAGAGGCAGAGAAGAGTGGTtgggagaaagagaaaaagagcgactgaaaaaggaaggaagaggCTCTGCTGGACGACACCGACTGCAACTGTACTTTTTTTTCGTATAATTCTGCATTTTACTACGAATGACCTTTTATTTTATTTATATTTGCTCTTCTCAGCGAGGCGCATCCATTTGTTTTCTGTCATTTAATCCGActcttccctctttgtcTCTTCTATCTCTTTTCATTATCTTTCTTTGGTCCTTATTCGTTTGCTACTCTGACCTATATAACACGGACCTATAGAACGCTGTCTATTGATCAGATCCTCTGTTTGCCTGGGCCCTGACTGTTTGAAATAGCCGCTGCCTCGTGCTATGCTCCTGATTCGACCTTACACCTGGTTGTGATTTCATAGAACCAGACTCAGTCTTTGCTCGGAAAAGTTAAccactttttctttttctttttttctttctttttttctttagcCACAATGGAGGTTCGACCATCCAATCCACATCCTCTGGGACTCCGGTACAGCGTTGTCGATTTCGACAATTATCCCGGTTCCTTGCAGTTTCAGCTTCATCAGCCAAAGGATTCCCTAGGCGCAGGCACAGCCTATAACGCAGCCATGGAAGAATCGAAACCGGACTGTTCGGGATTGCTTTCGGTACACCAATACCGGCAGAGTCTCTGGCAGGATGACGAGAGCTGCAGTTCAGATGGCTATGGCGCGAAGGCGCTGCAGCGCAGCAACGGTGCTTCTAATCCCAACCAGGCGTCCTCTGTGTCAGCGACGTCAAGTCCGCCGCCCCTCTCTCCTTCATACTCATTAAGTATTGCGTCGCAGCGCAGTGAACAGGAACTAGAAGGTTTGGATGGTTTTCTTTGTCAGCGCCCCGTCGCATCCATGGAGAACCGTACTGACGAGGATAGTTCCACGAGCATCTAGTCCCCAAATGGCGCATTCGGAGTTTCCAATTCGCAGGAAAGTCTCAAATAGACTTGTATGTTTCTGTTTCCTTATTTTATTCCATCGCTCATGCTGATGAATCAGAATACCTTCCGCGATAGGTTAAGGAAACCATCTCTCACCCGAGAATCGTCATTCCGCAGCAGCCATACAAAGACGCGATCAGATTCGGGCCTTATGGACCTGAAACAGGCCAAGGCGACAATGGTGCACCAGGGAACGTCGTTTGAGATACTGAACCCGCATGAATCGCTCAACTTTGCCCGTATCGTTTCTTACATCGAAGATGTGGATATGGATGACTTCTCACGTGCTTCGTCAGATTATAAACGGGAGTCGTTCTTATCTGCAAGTACAATCAACACGAAAGTCTTGAAGTCGGAGAAAGAGATAGCGCT from Aspergillus chevalieri M1 DNA, chromosome 1, nearly complete sequence includes the following:
- a CDS encoding uncharacterized protein (COG:S;~EggNog:ENOG410Q1MS) produces the protein MEVRPSNPHPLGLRYSVVDFDNYPGSLQFQLHQPKDSLGAGTAYNAAMEESKPDCSGLLSVHQYRQSLWQDDESCSSDGYGAKALQRSNGASNPNQASSVSATSSPPPLSPSYSLSIASQRSEQELEVPRASSPQMAHSEFPIRRKVSNRLNTFRDRLRKPSLTRESSFRSSHTKTRSDSGLMDLKQAKATMVHQGTSFEILNPHESLNFARIVSYIEDVDMDDFSRASSDYKRESFLSASTINTKVLKSEKEIALSVEVPDNGGSETNGDHTGNEEAQVHSDLVGEPPHTPMPSISERLESNEEGASNHGLRSETPESSNLGEPGPCEEDGVVIIEPEQVSNTPKQDTPIAPKQAPSNVPKQTPSNKPEPKPPIQKRFYPEAWSLSMYDDGPASGLRAQAQAQPRPIIHHQISALTEKPKRNGAFSRIRAVIRLPFFRRKRDSLGRW
- a CDS encoding urease accessory protein UreD (COG:O;~EggNog:ENOG410PJ2R;~InterPro:IPR002669;~PFAM:PF01774;~go_function: GO:0016151 - nickel cation binding [Evidence IEA];~go_process: GO:0006807 - nitrogen compound metabolic process [Evidence IEA]), with protein sequence MTTSLPRRRTVGGGEIDIEAFQRSSSIATLSSTYPLRLISHPVRTSSQAAIIFMSSYGGGLVAGDHVDMHVRVRPKARLALLTQGSTKIYKTPSKDFCTEQNLTATIDEGAALLLLPDPIQPFKASSYKQSQTFHVHPQHSSVAFLDWLSAGRAARGEAWEFFQWRGRNEVWCTLPANAAHAAPKRLLLRDNVILDGMSPLEHSYRDEMDDLGIFGTLVLRGPVFHPLALFFLKEFTSLPRVRGVSNTTPSIMKAETTPAASPRLTWTAASIRGCVIIKFGAKDVDDAKQWLRDMLEREGTVEKEFGRHSLLCLQ